A portion of the Polaribacter cellanae genome contains these proteins:
- a CDS encoding tyrosine-type recombinase/integrase gives MTNVSLEAFTHNSKHCIAIKFPYNFEIKEYIKKFNGVRWTKTHSTFYIYYNEVRIENLKIYLAKGNIQIITKNKSESAQRTTNKVVKKEQKTLNKEKTIVYRHYLEFLKGKRFSKSTIASYSNFILDFLRFTEQKPVGELNENDVRNYIEWAVTSLNYAVSTHRQMVSGFKHFAHFYPACSINTEKIYMPKKDRKLPVVLSIEEVISLLQATKNLKHRVILAILYSSGLRISEIIDLKLSDFDFKRKQLHIRNSKGRKDRYATIAESTFPLIKNYYNTYKPKKYFIENPKGGKYSAESIRSFFKKNLRVAKITKNATPHTLRHSYATHMLEQGIGIRHIQELLGHSRPETTMIYTHVTRKDLEQIKSPLDIAINNLSLQGYNNKKNSIF, from the coding sequence ATGACGAATGTCTCACTAGAAGCTTTTACACACAATTCTAAACACTGTATTGCTATAAAATTTCCTTATAATTTTGAAATAAAAGAGTATATAAAAAAATTTAATGGTGTTCGATGGACCAAGACACACAGTACATTTTATATTTATTATAATGAAGTACGAATTGAAAATTTAAAAATATATTTAGCAAAAGGAAACATTCAAATTATTACAAAAAATAAGAGCGAATCTGCGCAAAGAACCACCAATAAAGTAGTAAAAAAGGAACAAAAAACTTTAAATAAAGAAAAAACAATAGTGTATCGACATTATTTGGAGTTTTTAAAAGGAAAGCGATTTAGCAAAAGCACCATAGCCAGTTATAGTAATTTTATTTTAGATTTTTTACGTTTTACAGAACAAAAACCAGTAGGCGAGCTCAACGAAAACGATGTTAGAAATTATATTGAATGGGCAGTTACCTCATTAAATTATGCTGTAAGTACACATAGACAAATGGTTAGTGGCTTTAAGCATTTTGCGCATTTTTACCCAGCTTGTTCTATAAATACAGAAAAAATTTACATGCCTAAAAAAGATCGAAAACTACCTGTTGTTTTAAGTATAGAAGAAGTAATATCTCTTTTACAAGCGACTAAAAATTTAAAACATCGAGTTATATTGGCCATATTATATTCTTCGGGGCTAAGAATTAGCGAAATTATAGATTTAAAATTAAGCGATTTCGATTTTAAACGTAAGCAACTTCACATTCGAAATAGCAAAGGACGTAAAGATAGATATGCTACTATTGCCGAAAGTACATTTCCTTTGATTAAAAACTACTATAATACTTATAAACCTAAAAAATATTTTATAGAAAATCCAAAAGGTGGTAAATATAGTGCTGAATCTATTCGCTCTTTCTTTAAAAAAAACTTAAGAGTAGCAAAAATTACCAAAAATGCCACACCTCACACCTTAAGACACAGCTATGCAACACATATGTTGGAACAAGGAATTGGCATAAGACATATTCAAGAGCTATTAGGGCATAGCAGACCAGAAACTACGATGATTTATACACATGTAACCAGAAAAGATTTAGAGCAAATAAAAAGTCCTTTGGATATTGCTATAAATAATTTATCTTTACAGGGATATAACAATAAAAAAAATTCGATATTCTAA
- a CDS encoding polyribonucleotide nucleotidyltransferase, producing the protein MIPKVFREVIDLGDGRTISLETGKLAKQAHGSVVVQMGKAMLLCTVVSNYKQSDVDFLPLTVDYREKFAAAGRYPGGFFKREARPSDGEVLTMRLVDRVLRPLFPKDYHAETQVMIQLMSHDEDVMPDALAGLAASTVIQLSDIPFETPISEARVARVNGEFVINPTRTQLEASDIDMMIGASADSVMMVEGEMDEISEEEMADAIKFAHEAIKVQCAAQVRLAEAFGKKETREYEPEREDEDLAKKIEALAYDKCYAIAKQGTSKAERSAAFAEVKEAITATFTEEELADFGGLIGKYFNKAQKNAVRELTLAEGLRLDGRKTTDIRPIWCEVDYLPSTHGSSIFTRGETQALATVTLGTSREANQIDMASYEGEETFYLHYNFPPFCTGEARPLRGTSRREVGHGNLAQRALKGMIPADCPYTVRVVSEVLESNGSSSMATVCSGTMALMDAGVQLKKPVSGIAMGLISDGERYAVLSDILGDEDHLGDMDFKVTGTADGITACQMDIKVKGLSYEILVNALKQAKDGRLHILEKLTDTIATPNANVKTHAPKMITRRIPNDMIGAFIGPGGKHIQELQKETGTTIVITEDATTEEGIIEILGTKPEGIEQVIARIESMLFKPQVGSVYEVKVIKMLDFGAVVEYVEAPGNEVLLHVSELAWERTENVSDVVNMGDVFDVKYFGLDPRTRKEKVSRKALLPKPEGYVARPPRDNNRSGGRDNRGRDNRRDDRKPRAPRKEN; encoded by the coding sequence ATGATTCCAAAAGTATTTAGAGAGGTTATAGACCTTGGAGATGGAAGAACCATCTCGTTAGAAACCGGTAAATTAGCAAAACAAGCACACGGTTCTGTTGTTGTTCAAATGGGAAAAGCAATGTTATTATGTACTGTAGTTTCTAACTACAAACAAAGTGATGTCGATTTTTTACCACTTACAGTAGATTATAGAGAAAAGTTTGCAGCTGCAGGAAGATATCCAGGAGGGTTCTTTAAAAGAGAAGCAAGACCAAGTGATGGCGAAGTTTTAACAATGCGTTTGGTAGATCGTGTTTTGCGCCCATTATTTCCAAAAGATTACCACGCAGAAACACAAGTTATGATTCAGTTAATGTCTCATGACGAAGATGTTATGCCAGACGCTTTAGCAGGTTTAGCAGCATCTACAGTAATACAATTATCAGATATTCCTTTTGAAACTCCAATTTCTGAAGCACGTGTTGCAAGAGTAAATGGAGAGTTTGTAATTAACCCTACAAGAACCCAATTAGAAGCATCTGACATTGATATGATGATTGGTGCATCCGCAGATTCTGTAATGATGGTAGAAGGTGAAATGGATGAAATTTCTGAAGAAGAAATGGCAGACGCAATTAAGTTTGCACACGAAGCTATTAAAGTACAATGTGCTGCACAAGTTCGTTTGGCAGAAGCTTTTGGTAAAAAAGAAACTCGTGAATACGAACCAGAAAGAGAAGATGAAGATTTAGCTAAAAAAATTGAAGCTTTAGCATACGATAAATGTTATGCAATTGCAAAACAAGGAACCTCTAAAGCAGAACGTTCTGCTGCATTTGCAGAAGTAAAAGAAGCAATTACAGCTACTTTTACAGAAGAAGAATTGGCAGATTTTGGTGGGTTAATTGGAAAATATTTTAACAAAGCCCAAAAAAATGCTGTTAGAGAATTAACTTTAGCAGAAGGTTTGCGGTTAGATGGACGTAAAACTACAGATATTCGACCAATTTGGTGTGAGGTAGATTATTTACCATCTACACATGGTTCATCAATATTTACTCGTGGAGAAACACAAGCATTGGCAACTGTAACTTTAGGTACATCTAGAGAAGCCAACCAAATAGATATGGCCTCTTACGAAGGTGAAGAAACATTCTATTTACACTATAACTTCCCTCCTTTTTGTACAGGTGAGGCAAGACCATTAAGAGGTACTTCTCGTAGAGAAGTTGGTCATGGAAACTTGGCTCAAAGAGCTTTAAAAGGAATGATTCCTGCAGACTGTCCTTACACAGTAAGAGTCGTTTCTGAAGTTTTAGAATCTAATGGTTCTTCTTCTATGGCAACTGTTTGTTCTGGTACAATGGCACTAATGGATGCTGGTGTACAATTAAAGAAACCCGTTTCTGGTATTGCAATGGGGTTAATTTCCGATGGAGAACGTTACGCAGTTTTATCTGATATTTTAGGTGATGAAGATCATTTAGGAGATATGGACTTTAAAGTAACTGGAACTGCTGATGGAATTACAGCTTGCCAAATGGACATTAAAGTAAAAGGACTTTCTTACGAGATTTTAGTAAACGCATTAAAACAAGCAAAAGACGGTCGTTTGCATATTTTAGAGAAACTTACAGATACAATTGCAACACCAAATGCAAATGTAAAAACACATGCTCCTAAAATGATTACCAGACGTATTCCTAATGACATGATTGGTGCATTTATTGGGCCAGGAGGAAAACATATTCAAGAATTACAAAAAGAAACTGGAACCACCATTGTAATTACAGAAGATGCCACTACAGAAGAAGGAATTATCGAAATCTTAGGTACAAAACCAGAAGGAATAGAACAGGTTATTGCTAGAATCGAGTCGATGTTATTTAAACCACAAGTTGGTAGCGTTTACGAAGTAAAAGTAATTAAAATGTTAGATTTTGGTGCTGTTGTAGAATATGTGGAAGCACCAGGAAATGAAGTTTTATTACATGTTTCGGAATTAGCTTGGGAGCGTACAGAAAACGTATCTGACGTTGTAAACATGGGTGATGTTTTTGATGTGAAATACTTTGGTTTAGACCCAAGAACTCGTAAAGAAAAAGTTTCAAGAAAGGCATTGTTACCAAAACCAGAAGGTTATGTAGCAAGACCACCAAGAGATAATAACCGTTCTGGAGGTAGAGATAATCGCGGACGTGATAACAGACGTGATGATAGAAAACCAAGAGCACCAAGAAAAGAAAATTAA
- the rpsO gene encoding 30S ribosomal protein S15: protein MYLTKEVKESIFEKHGKGKNDTGTSEGQIALFTHRINHLTEHLKRNRKDFNTERSLVRMVGKRRSLLDYLKKKDILRYRAIIKELGIRK, encoded by the coding sequence ATGTACTTAACAAAAGAAGTAAAAGAAAGCATCTTCGAAAAACACGGTAAAGGAAAAAACGATACTGGTACTTCAGAAGGGCAAATTGCATTATTTACACACAGAATTAACCACTTAACAGAGCATTTAAAAAGAAATCGTAAAGATTTTAACACAGAGCGTTCGTTAGTAAGAATGGTAGGTAAAAGAAGAAGTTTATTAGACTACTTAAAGAAAAAAGATATTTTAAGATATCGTGCAATTATTAAAGAATTAGGAATTAGAAAATAA
- a CDS encoding type II toxin-antitoxin system HicB family antitoxin encodes MENYLKHKNYIGSVEFSAEDDILFGKIIGINDLVTYEAASVKELKKSFIEAVDDYLETCKSIGKNPDKFFKGVFNVRTPNTVHRRLAILAEKNKMKLNEVVNKAFDFLINNEDQVLN; translated from the coding sequence ATGGAAAATTATTTAAAACATAAAAATTATATTGGTTCTGTAGAATTTAGCGCAGAAGACGATATTTTATTCGGCAAAATTATAGGTATTAATGATTTAGTTACTTACGAAGCAGCATCTGTGAAAGAACTAAAAAAATCTTTTATTGAAGCTGTTGATGATTATCTTGAAACCTGTAAATCGATTGGTAAAAATCCTGATAAATTTTTCAAAGGGGTATTTAATGTTAGAACTCCTAACACTGTTCATAGACGTTTAGCAATTTTAGCAGAAAAAAATAAAATGAAACTAAATGAAGTAGTAAATAAAGCATTCGACTTTTTAATAAATAATGAAGATCAGGTGTTAAACTAA
- a CDS encoding type II toxin-antitoxin system HicA family toxin, translating to MSKIEKLITKFLNIPKDLTWDELIKILAHFGFTEIKKKGKSGGSRVKFIDLKNQIINLHKPHPGNIVKQYVIRQIIEKLRLWKII from the coding sequence ATGAGTAAAATTGAAAAATTAATTACTAAATTTTTAAATATTCCAAAAGATTTAACTTGGGATGAATTAATAAAAATATTAGCTCATTTTGGTTTTACAGAAATAAAGAAGAAAGGAAAATCTGGTGGTTCAAGGGTGAAGTTTATAGACTTAAAAAACCAAATTATAAACTTACACAAACCGCATCCTGGAAATATTGTGAAACAATATGTGATTAGACAAATAATAGAAAAATTAAGATTATGGAAAATTATTTAA
- a CDS encoding prephenate dehydratase: MKKTIAIQGAKGSNHHKVARDFYGNDIQLKECMSFDILVDSLLDKTANLGVMALENTIAGSIIPNYALIDNNNLHIIGEEYLNIHHHLMCLKNQTIEDIKEVWSHPMALLQCKEFFKNYPHIKLVEDVDTAEVAKRISKENLKGIAAIAPKIAAEIFDLAIVEDGIQTIKDNSTRFVIVQTEEPAINEEVNKASLKFQLNHKRGSLAAILNVLSDCKMNLTKIQSLPVIETPWKYSFFVDVTFDAYKEYEKVKAIIEIMAEEFKILGTYKNGRL; this comes from the coding sequence ATGAAAAAAACAATCGCCATCCAAGGAGCAAAAGGCTCTAACCATCATAAAGTTGCACGCGACTTTTATGGAAATGATATTCAGTTAAAAGAATGTATGTCTTTTGATATTCTGGTGGATAGCTTGTTGGATAAAACTGCCAATTTAGGAGTTATGGCTTTGGAAAATACCATTGCAGGTTCCATAATTCCTAATTATGCGTTAATCGATAATAACAACTTACATATAATAGGAGAAGAGTATTTAAATATTCATCATCATTTAATGTGTTTAAAAAATCAAACGATTGAAGATATAAAAGAAGTTTGGTCGCATCCAATGGCGTTATTACAATGTAAAGAGTTTTTTAAAAATTACCCTCATATAAAGTTGGTAGAAGATGTAGATACTGCAGAAGTTGCCAAAAGAATATCCAAAGAAAATTTAAAAGGAATTGCTGCTATTGCACCAAAAATAGCCGCAGAAATTTTCGATTTAGCAATTGTTGAAGATGGAATTCAAACGATAAAAGACAATTCCACACGATTTGTAATTGTACAAACAGAGGAACCAGCAATTAATGAAGAAGTAAATAAAGCCTCCTTAAAATTTCAACTGAATCATAAAAGAGGAAGTTTGGCAGCCATTTTAAATGTATTAAGCGATTGTAAAATGAACTTAACCAAAATTCAATCTTTACCAGTAATAGAAACACCATGGAAATATTCTTTTTTCGTAGATGTAACTTTTGATGCTTATAAAGAATACGAAAAAGTAAAAGCAATTATAGAAATAATGGCAGAAGAATTCAAAATTTTAGGAACTTATAAAAATGGTAGGCTTTAG
- a CDS encoding pyridoxal phosphate-dependent aminotransferase has protein sequence MIQPAKRLDTVKEYYFSKKLREVRSLMAAGKPIINMGIGSPDLQPPTKVLAAIQGSLGDASAHKYQSYQGLPELRSAISNFYKNKFSVETNPANEVLPLMGSKEGIMHISMAFLNEGDKVLIPNPGYPTYTSVTKLVGAEPLLYNLRATDNWQPNFTELEQQDLSNVKIMWVNYPHMPTGTNATLETFEKLVSFGKKHHILIINDNPYSFILNDKPISILQVEGAKDIALELNSLSKTFNMAGWRVGMVLGNANFINEILKVKSNMDSGMFYGIQKGAIEALRLSNSWFLEQNKTYEARRNLIWQLADKLSCVYSKNTTGLFVWAKIPEGKKSEEITDAILYEKDIFITPGTIFGSQGEGYIRFSLCVTSKVIKEAISRFS, from the coding sequence ATGATACAACCTGCAAAAAGATTAGACACTGTTAAAGAATATTATTTCTCTAAAAAATTAAGAGAAGTAAGGAGCTTGATGGCTGCTGGAAAACCAATAATTAATATGGGAATTGGCTCTCCTGATTTGCAACCACCAACAAAAGTTTTAGCAGCAATTCAGGGAAGCTTAGGTGATGCTTCTGCACATAAATACCAATCTTACCAAGGTTTACCAGAATTAAGAAGTGCAATTTCGAACTTCTATAAAAACAAGTTTTCTGTAGAAACGAACCCAGCAAATGAAGTGTTGCCATTAATGGGAAGCAAAGAAGGAATTATGCATATTTCTATGGCTTTTTTAAATGAAGGAGATAAAGTGTTAATTCCGAATCCAGGATATCCAACATATACATCTGTTACGAAATTAGTGGGAGCAGAGCCACTTTTATACAATTTAAGAGCAACTGATAATTGGCAACCAAATTTTACAGAGTTAGAACAACAAGACTTAAGTAATGTTAAAATTATGTGGGTAAATTACCCACACATGCCAACAGGAACAAATGCAACTTTAGAAACATTCGAAAAGTTAGTTTCTTTCGGAAAAAAGCACCATATTTTAATTATAAACGACAATCCCTATAGTTTTATTTTAAACGATAAACCCATTAGTATTTTACAAGTGGAAGGAGCAAAAGATATTGCTTTAGAGTTAAATTCGTTAAGTAAAACCTTTAATATGGCTGGTTGGCGAGTTGGAATGGTTTTAGGAAATGCAAATTTTATAAACGAAATATTAAAAGTAAAATCGAATATGGATTCTGGAATGTTCTACGGAATTCAAAAAGGAGCTATAGAAGCATTACGTTTGTCAAATTCGTGGTTTTTAGAACAAAATAAAACATACGAAGCACGTAGAAATTTAATTTGGCAATTGGCAGATAAATTAAGCTGTGTTTATAGTAAAAACACAACAGGATTATTTGTTTGGGCGAAAATTCCAGAAGGAAAAAAGTCTGAAGAAATTACAGATGCAATTTTATACGAGAAAGACATTTTTATAACGCCAGGAACTATTTTTGGTTCTCAAGGTGAAGGCTATATACGATTTTCATTGTGTGTAACATCTAAAGTAATTAAAGAAGCGATTAGTAGATTTTCTTAA